A genomic stretch from Mycobacterium cookii includes:
- a CDS encoding acyltransferase family protein has product MRGEIKSLTGLRIVAAVWVVLFHFRPLLRDAMPGFRDALAPVLNCGAQGVDLFFMLSGFVLTWNYLDRMGESWSTRATLHFLWLRLARVWPVYLVTLHLAALWVIFTLHVGHVPWQDFSGFNAISYVRQVLLVQLWFQPFFDGSSWDGPAWSISAEWLAYLLFGVLVLVIFRLANATRARSLLWLAVAASLPPVVLLLVTGQFYTPWSWLPRIVMQFTAGALVAAAVSRLRPSDRGRRAAGYASLLLIAAVVGLLYLFDAHPLHGVTDTAGLVDVLFVPLVMTLAIGTGSLPAALSVRPLVFGGQVSFCVYMVHELVHTAWIWTAEQFQLDLLGSDGKWIVLGLLAIIFALSSALYLIVEEPARRWMRRMVGDGRRRAEPEAEVHPSSGKLQSIDGAHEGRVTPRSARAG; this is encoded by the coding sequence GTGCGCGGAGAGATCAAGTCCCTCACCGGGCTTCGGATCGTCGCCGCGGTCTGGGTAGTGCTCTTCCACTTCCGCCCACTGCTGCGCGACGCGATGCCCGGTTTCCGCGACGCGCTCGCGCCGGTGCTGAACTGCGGCGCCCAGGGTGTGGATCTGTTCTTCATGCTCAGTGGATTCGTGCTGACCTGGAACTACCTCGATCGCATGGGCGAATCCTGGTCAACCCGCGCCACGCTGCATTTCCTGTGGCTGCGGCTGGCCAGGGTGTGGCCGGTGTATCTGGTGACCCTGCACCTGGCCGCGCTGTGGGTGATTTTCACCCTGCATGTCGGCCATGTGCCGTGGCAGGACTTCAGTGGTTTCAACGCGATCAGCTATGTGCGCCAGGTGTTGCTGGTCCAGTTGTGGTTCCAGCCGTTCTTCGACGGTTCCAGCTGGGACGGTCCGGCCTGGTCGATCAGCGCCGAGTGGCTGGCCTACTTGTTGTTCGGCGTGCTGGTGCTGGTGATCTTCCGGCTGGCCAACGCCACCCGCGCGCGCAGCCTGCTGTGGCTGGCGGTCGCCGCATCCCTGCCGCCGGTGGTGTTGCTGCTGGTGACCGGACAGTTCTACACCCCGTGGAGTTGGCTGCCGCGCATCGTCATGCAGTTCACCGCCGGGGCTCTGGTCGCGGCCGCGGTCAGCAGGTTGCGCCCGTCGGATCGCGGTCGCCGCGCGGCCGGCTATGCGTCGCTGCTGCTGATCGCCGCGGTCGTGGGTCTGCTGTACCTATTCGACGCGCATCCCCTGCACGGGGTGACCGACACCGCGGGACTTGTCGACGTTCTGTTCGTGCCGTTGGTGATGACGCTGGCGATCGGCACGGGCAGCTTGCCGGCGGCACTGTCCGTGCGACCACTGGTGTTCGGCGGGCAAGTGTCGTTCTGCGTGTACATGGTTCACGAACTGGTCCACACCGCATGGATATGGACGGCGGAGCAGTTTCAGCTCGACCTGCTCGGCAGCGACGGTAAGTGGATCGTCCTCGGCCTGCTCGCGATCATCTTCGCCCTTTCGTCGGCGTTGTATCTGATCGTCGAGGAACCGGCTCGCCGGTGGATGCGCCGGATGGTCGGCGACGGACGTCGCAGGGCCGAACCCGAGGCCGAGGTGCACCCGTCGAGCGGCAAGCTGCAGTCGATCGACGGCGCCCACGAGGGGCGAGTGACGCCGCGCTCAGCGCGCGCGGGCTGA
- a CDS encoding LLM class flavin-dependent oxidoreductase: MSKLRFGYFIAPFHRAGTNPTLALQRDLEFIEHLDAVGYDEVWLGEHHSAGSEIISSPEIFIAAAAERAKRIRFGTGVISLSYHNPLWVADRLMLLDHLTHGRIIGGVGPGSLPTDSAMIGLNPTDTRELLETNLDIVVRLLAGETVSAKTPTHELHDAKLQLAPYSDGGIPLAVAAVASPTGARLAGRHGIGLLSIGATLTIEGFNALQYHWDIVEERAAVYGTKVDRRNWSLVGPFHVAETDKQAREDVKFGLAPWFNYFQKVAAFPQMTMPGEQIDEMIDVINDNGAGVIGSPERAREQVQRMWDQSGGFGCMLQMGHEWANPAATKRSAELIAAEVIPHFQGQAQPTLDAAARASEAREGLAQSQNQAVEHMTKKYEEEKQQIKPV, from the coding sequence ATGAGCAAGCTCCGGTTTGGGTATTTCATCGCACCGTTTCATCGCGCCGGGACCAACCCGACACTGGCGCTGCAACGCGATCTCGAGTTCATCGAACACCTCGATGCGGTCGGCTACGACGAGGTCTGGCTGGGCGAACACCATTCGGCGGGCAGCGAGATCATCAGCTCGCCGGAGATCTTCATCGCCGCGGCTGCCGAGCGCGCCAAGCGGATTCGGTTCGGCACCGGGGTGATTTCGCTGTCATACCACAACCCGTTGTGGGTGGCCGACCGGCTGATGCTGCTCGATCATCTGACCCACGGCCGGATCATCGGCGGCGTCGGACCGGGCTCCCTGCCCACCGATTCGGCAATGATCGGACTCAACCCCACCGACACCCGCGAGCTACTGGAGACCAACCTCGACATCGTGGTGCGGCTGCTGGCGGGGGAGACCGTGTCGGCCAAAACGCCCACCCACGAATTGCACGACGCGAAGCTGCAACTCGCCCCGTATTCCGATGGCGGCATCCCGCTGGCGGTCGCCGCGGTGGCGTCGCCGACCGGAGCGCGGTTGGCCGGCAGGCACGGGATCGGGTTGTTGTCCATCGGCGCGACGCTGACCATCGAGGGCTTCAACGCACTGCAGTACCACTGGGACATCGTCGAGGAGCGCGCCGCGGTGTACGGCACGAAGGTCGATCGGCGGAACTGGAGCTTGGTCGGGCCGTTTCACGTCGCAGAGACCGACAAGCAGGCCCGCGAGGATGTCAAGTTCGGCCTCGCACCGTGGTTCAACTACTTCCAGAAGGTTGCCGCGTTCCCGCAGATGACCATGCCGGGTGAGCAGATCGACGAAATGATCGACGTGATCAACGACAACGGCGCGGGCGTGATCGGCTCGCCAGAGCGGGCCCGCGAGCAGGTGCAACGAATGTGGGACCAATCCGGCGGATTCGGCTGCATGCTGCAGATGGGCCACGAGTGGGCCAACCCCGCGGCGACCAAGCGCTCCGCGGAATTGATCGCCGCCGAAGTCATTCCGCATTTTCAGGGTCAGGCGCAGCCGACACTGGATGCCGCCGCGCGCGCCAGCGAAGCGCGAGAAGGCTTGGCGCAGTCACAGAATCAGGCCGTCGAGCACATGACCAAGAAGTATGAGGAAGAGAAGCAGCAAATTAAACCCGTCTAA
- a CDS encoding LLM class flavin-dependent oxidoreductase, whose protein sequence is MDISCAFATSSDTPAHVELAETLGFRRAWLYDSPALYPDVWMILTRCAERTSRIGLGPGVLVPSLRHPMVNAAAIAELVDLAPGRVAVAVGSGFTGRFSLGKRPLPWRQVADYVRCLKALLAGETAEWDGAAIRMMHPSGFGAKRPIDVPILIGADGPKGLAVAAELGDGVFSAAVPQPDAVQASDWRALLAFGTVLDDTEELTSDRVADAAGPGAVVMYHAIYERGGAAAVDGLPGGRGWRAAIESHPANERHLAIHEGHLVKANARDEPYVADLLPLASAASLTGTADQVSARIGEFAAAGVTEIAYQPAGSDIERELRSFASAAGLVG, encoded by the coding sequence ATGGACATCTCCTGTGCGTTCGCCACCTCATCGGACACCCCCGCGCACGTCGAGTTGGCCGAGACGCTCGGCTTCCGGCGGGCATGGCTCTACGACTCCCCCGCGCTGTATCCCGACGTCTGGATGATCCTGACCCGATGCGCTGAGCGCACGTCGCGGATCGGACTGGGTCCGGGTGTGCTGGTGCCCAGCCTGCGTCATCCGATGGTCAACGCCGCTGCCATCGCCGAGCTTGTCGACCTGGCGCCGGGTCGGGTCGCGGTGGCCGTCGGATCGGGTTTCACCGGGCGGTTCTCGCTGGGCAAGCGGCCGCTGCCGTGGCGTCAGGTCGCCGACTACGTTCGCTGCCTGAAGGCGCTGCTGGCCGGTGAGACCGCCGAATGGGACGGCGCCGCGATCCGCATGATGCATCCGAGTGGCTTCGGGGCGAAGCGGCCGATCGATGTCCCGATCCTGATCGGCGCCGACGGCCCCAAGGGCCTGGCCGTCGCCGCCGAACTCGGCGACGGGGTGTTCTCGGCCGCCGTTCCTCAGCCCGACGCCGTCCAGGCGTCCGACTGGCGGGCGCTGTTGGCCTTCGGCACGGTGCTTGACGACACCGAGGAGCTGACCTCTGATCGGGTCGCCGATGCGGCCGGACCGGGAGCCGTGGTGATGTATCACGCCATCTACGAGCGCGGCGGCGCCGCAGCGGTCGACGGACTGCCGGGCGGACGCGGCTGGCGTGCGGCGATCGAGTCGCATCCCGCCAACGAACGACACCTCGCCATCCATGAGGGCCACCTCGTCAAAGCCAACGCCCGTGACGAACCCTACGTCGCCGATTTGCTGCCGCTGGCCAGCGCCGCGTCGTTGACGGGCACCGCAGACCAGGTGTCGGCGCGCATCGGCGAATTCGCGGCGGCCGGCGTCACCGAAATCGCCTATCAGCCCGCGGGATCCGACATCGAGCGGGAACTGCGTTCTTTCGCATCCGCCGCCGGGCTGGTCGGCTGA
- a CDS encoding NAD(P)H-dependent flavin oxidoreductase: MKTRLTEFFGIEHPIVSAPMALISGGRLAAAVTSSGGLGLIGGGYGDSEWLEREFGLAEGTRVGCGFITWSLARSPELLDETLQRRPATIMLSFGALQPFAERIHAAGVPLTAQVQTLEHARQALDADAEILVAQGGEAGGHGMTARSTFTLVPDVVDLAAQRAPDTLVLAAGGIADGRGLAAALVLGADGAVVGTRFWASPEALVSPRAHERGLRAGGDDTYRTRVYDAVRQLDWPPEYNERALSNPFVDGWHGNEAELMTALPEAIETYEAAVATEDFEAAAILVGESIGRVDAVRPAADIVTDMAADADRILKGL, encoded by the coding sequence ATGAAAACTCGGCTCACGGAGTTCTTCGGCATCGAACATCCGATCGTGTCCGCGCCGATGGCGCTCATCTCCGGAGGCCGGCTCGCGGCCGCCGTCACGTCCAGCGGCGGTCTGGGCCTGATTGGTGGTGGTTACGGCGACTCGGAGTGGCTCGAGCGTGAGTTCGGTCTGGCCGAGGGGACGCGGGTCGGATGCGGGTTCATCACCTGGAGCCTGGCCCGCTCGCCGGAGTTGCTGGACGAGACGTTGCAGCGCAGGCCGGCGACGATCATGTTGTCTTTCGGTGCGCTGCAACCGTTCGCCGAGCGCATCCACGCGGCCGGGGTTCCGCTGACCGCGCAGGTTCAGACCCTCGAGCACGCCCGTCAGGCTCTCGACGCCGATGCGGAGATCCTGGTCGCGCAGGGCGGCGAGGCCGGTGGTCATGGAATGACGGCCCGCTCGACATTCACCCTGGTGCCCGACGTCGTCGACCTTGCCGCGCAACGTGCGCCCGACACGCTGGTGCTGGCGGCCGGCGGCATCGCCGACGGGCGCGGGCTCGCGGCGGCACTGGTCCTGGGTGCCGATGGCGCGGTGGTGGGTACCAGGTTCTGGGCGTCGCCCGAGGCGCTCGTGTCGCCGCGCGCGCATGAACGGGGCCTTCGGGCAGGCGGCGACGATACGTATCGGACGCGGGTCTACGACGCGGTGCGGCAGCTGGACTGGCCGCCCGAATACAACGAGCGGGCGCTGAGCAATCCCTTCGTCGACGGCTGGCACGGTAACGAAGCGGAGCTGATGACCGCGCTGCCCGAGGCGATCGAGACTTACGAAGCCGCAGTCGCCACAGAGGATTTCGAGGCCGCTGCCATACTCGTCGGCGAGTCGATCGGTCGCGTCGACGCGGTACGGCCCGCGGCCGACATCGTCACCGACATGGCGGCAGACGCCGACCGAATCCTGAAAGGGCTGTGA
- a CDS encoding tautomerase family protein, with amino-acid sequence MPLLYVDLIEGRSPAEIRTLLDAIHDAVVEAFAVPTRDRYQVVRTHRAHEIVVWDTGLGIDRSSQLVVLHVVSRRRSTEMKQRFYELVAANLAARCGVDSADLVVSVTENDDADWSFGHGRAQFLTGELA; translated from the coding sequence ATGCCGCTGCTGTACGTCGACCTGATCGAGGGTCGCTCGCCCGCCGAGATCCGCACGCTGCTGGACGCCATTCACGACGCCGTCGTCGAGGCATTCGCGGTGCCGACGCGCGACCGCTATCAAGTGGTGCGCACCCATCGGGCCCACGAGATCGTGGTGTGGGACACCGGCCTTGGAATCGACCGGTCGTCTCAGCTGGTTGTGCTGCACGTGGTGAGTAGACGGCGCTCTACGGAGATGAAGCAACGGTTCTACGAGTTGGTGGCCGCCAACCTCGCCGCGCGGTGCGGGGTCGACTCGGCAGATCTGGTCGTGTCGGTCACCGAGAACGATGATGCTGACTGGTCGTTCGGCCATGGCCGGGCGCAGTTTCTGACGGGAGAGCTGGCATGA
- a CDS encoding DoxX family protein, translated as MIAKVVVTALLAAMFAFAGLIKVAGVRQSLAIRDHLGVDPMQWRLIGSLELAGVAGVLVGLRWAPIGIAAAIGLALLVLGAIVFHVRASDSATDTAPAVIGLGLAVATAFLQST; from the coding sequence ATGATCGCCAAAGTGGTCGTCACGGCGCTGCTCGCAGCGATGTTCGCGTTCGCGGGACTGATCAAGGTTGCCGGGGTACGCCAATCGCTGGCCATTCGCGACCACCTCGGAGTCGACCCGATGCAATGGCGGCTGATCGGCTCACTCGAACTCGCCGGTGTCGCCGGGGTCTTGGTGGGCCTGAGGTGGGCGCCGATCGGTATCGCCGCGGCGATCGGTCTCGCATTACTTGTGTTGGGCGCCATCGTGTTTCACGTGCGGGCATCCGACAGTGCCACGGACACCGCCCCCGCGGTGATCGGCCTGGGTCTGGCGGTCGCTACCGCCTTCCTGCAGTCGACGTAG
- a CDS encoding nitroreductase family protein: MDLATVDELLTTTRSVRKRLDLTRPVGRDVILECIQLAMQAPTASNAQDWRWLVITDPDKRAAIAEIYRGIGAEYLAHAAKDTTDPQTQRVYASAFSLTDTLGQVPVHVIPCLDNRIDNSSMLTAASAWASIIPAGWSFLLALRSRGLGSVWTTMHLAKEREVAALLGIPETVTQAALFPVAYTIGTDFRPAARPPAETVTYWDGWAEN, translated from the coding sequence GTGGATCTGGCAACGGTTGACGAGTTACTGACCACCACCCGCTCGGTGCGCAAGCGGCTCGACCTGACCCGGCCGGTCGGGCGCGACGTCATTCTCGAATGCATCCAACTGGCGATGCAGGCACCCACGGCCAGCAACGCGCAAGACTGGCGGTGGCTGGTCATCACCGATCCCGACAAGCGCGCAGCGATCGCCGAGATCTACCGCGGCATCGGCGCCGAATATCTCGCCCATGCCGCCAAGGATACGACCGACCCGCAGACCCAGCGCGTGTACGCCAGCGCCTTCAGCCTGACCGACACGCTGGGCCAAGTCCCCGTACACGTCATCCCATGCCTGGACAACCGCATCGACAACTCCTCCATGCTGACCGCCGCGTCGGCGTGGGCGTCGATCATCCCGGCCGGCTGGAGCTTTCTGCTGGCGCTGCGGTCGCGCGGTCTCGGATCGGTGTGGACGACAATGCATTTGGCCAAGGAGCGGGAGGTCGCCGCACTGTTGGGCATACCCGAGACGGTCACCCAGGCCGCACTTTTCCCGGTGGCGTACACGATCGGCACAGACTTCCGGCCCGCCGCACGGCCCCCGGCAGAGACCGTGACCTACTGGGACGGGTGGGCGGAAAACTGA
- a CDS encoding acyl-CoA dehydrogenase family protein — translation MDAAFSLELSDEVVQVRDWVHEFADTVIRPAAAEWDEREETPWPIIQEAAKVGLYTPDLFAQMAGEATGIGMPTVFEEMFWGDAGIALSIMATGLAAAALAANGTPQQIGEWLPQMFGSPGDPKLAAFCSSEPGAGSDVGAVRARAKYDEAADEWVLNGTKTWATNGGIANVHVVVASVEPELGTRGQATFIIPPDTKGLYQGQKFKKHGIRASHTAEVVLDDVHIPGELILGGREKFEHRIAKIREGHRTSSQAAMMTFERTRPTVGAMALGIARAAYEYALDYSLQREQFGRKIAEFQAIAFKLADMKSRIDASRMLVWRASWMQRNNKAFESAEGSMAKLHASETAVYVTDEAIQILGGNGYTRDYPVERMHRDAKIFTIFEGTSEIQRLVIARALTGLPIK, via the coding sequence ATGGACGCCGCCTTCTCGTTGGAGTTGTCCGATGAAGTGGTGCAGGTACGCGACTGGGTGCACGAGTTCGCCGACACGGTGATCCGCCCCGCGGCTGCCGAATGGGACGAACGGGAAGAAACCCCCTGGCCGATCATCCAAGAGGCGGCCAAGGTCGGGCTGTACACGCCGGACCTGTTCGCCCAGATGGCCGGCGAAGCGACCGGCATCGGCATGCCGACGGTGTTCGAGGAAATGTTCTGGGGTGACGCCGGTATCGCGCTGTCCATCATGGCCACCGGGCTGGCCGCGGCCGCACTGGCCGCCAATGGCACCCCCCAGCAGATCGGCGAGTGGTTGCCGCAGATGTTCGGCAGCCCGGGCGACCCGAAGCTGGCCGCGTTCTGTTCGTCGGAACCCGGCGCCGGCTCCGACGTCGGAGCCGTCCGCGCCAGAGCCAAGTACGACGAAGCCGCCGACGAATGGGTCCTCAACGGCACCAAGACATGGGCGACCAACGGCGGGATCGCCAACGTCCACGTGGTGGTGGCGTCGGTGGAACCCGAACTGGGCACCCGCGGCCAGGCGACGTTCATCATCCCGCCCGACACCAAAGGCCTCTACCAGGGTCAGAAATTCAAGAAGCACGGTATCCGGGCGTCGCACACCGCCGAGGTGGTGCTCGACGACGTCCACATCCCCGGCGAGCTGATCCTGGGTGGGCGGGAGAAATTCGAACACCGGATCGCCAAGATCCGCGAAGGGCATCGGACCTCAAGCCAGGCCGCGATGATGACGTTCGAACGCACCCGACCCACTGTCGGGGCGATGGCCCTCGGAATCGCCCGTGCCGCTTACGAATACGCGCTGGACTATTCGCTGCAGCGCGAGCAGTTCGGCCGCAAGATCGCCGAATTCCAGGCCATCGCGTTCAAGTTGGCGGACATGAAAAGCCGCATCGACGCGTCCCGCATGCTGGTCTGGCGGGCCAGTTGGATGCAGCGAAACAACAAGGCGTTCGAATCGGCTGAGGGTTCGATGGCCAAGCTGCACGCCAGCGAGACAGCGGTGTACGTGACCGACGAGGCGATTCAGATCCTCGGTGGCAACGGCTACACCCGGGACTATCCGGTCGAGCGGATGCACCGAGATGCCAAGATCTTCACCATCTTTGAAGGCACCAGCGAAATTCAGCGACTCGTCATCGCTCGGGCGCTGACCGGTCTGCCCATTAAGTGA
- a CDS encoding Rv0518 family GDSL lipase has protein sequence MGHVATVVISVAALVSLSGHRPSPPRPYQMVARGTPIDHVAVVGDSYTTGTDEGGWGTSAWTNRAWLTLSRQGMQVVPNVASEGRAGYVVRGDHGSVFEDLTNRAVHPDDALVVFFGSRNDHGVDPAQMSAMAHDTFDVARRIAPSSKLLVIGPPWTNADPPIDVLYVRDILSGQANDVGATFIDPISEGWFVDRPDLIGPDGVHPNDAGHAYMAEKIAPLIRAQLSRRS, from the coding sequence GTGGGTCATGTCGCCACGGTGGTCATCTCGGTTGCTGCTTTGGTCAGCCTGTCCGGCCACCGCCCCAGCCCGCCGCGGCCGTATCAAATGGTGGCTCGCGGCACCCCGATCGACCACGTCGCGGTGGTCGGGGACTCCTACACCACCGGCACCGACGAAGGCGGTTGGGGAACCAGCGCGTGGACCAACCGCGCCTGGCTCACGCTGTCACGTCAGGGCATGCAGGTCGTGCCCAACGTCGCGTCCGAAGGACGAGCCGGCTACGTCGTACGCGGCGACCACGGCAGCGTTTTCGAGGATCTGACCAATCGCGCCGTCCACCCCGACGACGCCCTGGTGGTGTTCTTCGGCTCCCGCAACGACCACGGCGTCGACCCGGCGCAGATGTCGGCCATGGCGCACGACACTTTCGACGTGGCCCGCCGCATCGCACCGTCGTCGAAGTTGCTGGTGATCGGCCCGCCGTGGACGAACGCCGACCCGCCGATCGACGTGCTCTACGTCCGCGACATCCTCAGCGGGCAGGCGAATGACGTAGGCGCGACGTTCATCGACCCGATCAGTGAGGGCTGGTTCGTGGACCGGCCCGACCTGATCGGCCCGGACGGTGTGCACCCCAACGACGCCGGCCACGCCTACATGGCCGAGAAGATCGCCCCGCTGATCCGTGCGCAGCTGTCCAGACGCAGCTGA
- a CDS encoding STAS domain-containing protein: protein MNESVDTATTYLAPRHAHLPFECGGAAVRAQCRHLATVITVSGAVDTNNVDRVSEYAKRFMLPDKAFVLDLSGVDTFTAHAVRLLYSIDASCSAAGVEWAVIPSQAVNVTLLATHEDATFPIAETVHEALHYFADANSARRRLLLPLLTKTA from the coding sequence ATGAACGAATCGGTGGACACCGCAACCACCTATCTGGCACCCCGGCACGCCCATCTTCCTTTCGAGTGCGGTGGTGCGGCTGTGCGCGCGCAGTGTCGCCACCTGGCCACAGTCATCACCGTCAGCGGCGCCGTCGACACCAACAACGTCGACCGGGTCAGCGAATACGCCAAGCGCTTCATGCTGCCGGATAAGGCGTTCGTGCTCGACCTCTCCGGTGTGGACACCTTCACCGCGCACGCGGTCCGTCTGCTGTACAGCATCGACGCCTCCTGCAGTGCCGCCGGTGTGGAATGGGCAGTCATTCCCAGCCAAGCGGTGAACGTGACCCTGCTGGCCACCCACGAGGACGCCACCTTCCCCATCGCGGAGACGGTGCACGAGGCGCTGCATTACTTCGCCGACGCCAACTCGGCGCGTCGCCGGCTGTTGCTGCCGCTGCTCACCAAGACCGCGTAA
- a CDS encoding esterase/lipase family protein, giving the protein MQRTDIRAVGDLAGEATSVLTALVRGMHAGIAGRVFDSIGPSATPTRTIHDGLTRAIYSGVDRGLRGATRAAGIVAAEIWGDETHDALESRSDTVAAAIAAVNGIYGDELADRENPLAGAMVVRHDGESIALTADSLAAAFPAATNRVAVFVHGWCMTEQAWSRPPRDGGDSRSYADRLRAELGYTPIMLRYNTGLHISVNGRTLAEILDLLHDQWPVPVTEVVLVGHSMGGLVVRSACHYGAQQQLGWTDAVGRVVCLGSPHLGADLEKGVHVASWALAKLPETRAIAAFLNARSDGVKDLRYGACLDEDWLDADPDELLNDRCREAPFLPHATYHFVATTVAPPLLGKIAGDHLVRPKSAAGQGKWRRIPFDAEHGITLSGLHHFDLLNHPSVYAKLRDWLTPLPTAGVGDTSRDACGHG; this is encoded by the coding sequence ATGCAGCGCACTGATATCCGGGCCGTCGGGGATTTGGCCGGCGAAGCGACGTCGGTGCTGACCGCCTTGGTGCGGGGGATGCACGCCGGCATCGCCGGTCGCGTCTTCGATTCCATCGGGCCGTCGGCGACACCGACCAGGACGATCCACGACGGGCTGACGCGGGCGATCTACAGCGGCGTCGACCGCGGCCTTCGCGGCGCAACCCGCGCCGCGGGCATCGTCGCCGCCGAGATCTGGGGCGACGAGACACACGACGCCCTGGAGTCGCGCAGCGATACCGTCGCGGCGGCGATCGCCGCGGTCAACGGCATCTACGGCGACGAGCTCGCCGACCGGGAGAACCCACTGGCCGGTGCGATGGTGGTCCGGCACGACGGCGAATCGATCGCGCTGACGGCCGATTCGCTGGCGGCGGCGTTTCCCGCGGCGACCAACCGGGTCGCGGTCTTCGTGCACGGCTGGTGCATGACCGAACAGGCGTGGTCGCGGCCGCCGCGCGACGGCGGCGACAGCCGCAGCTACGCCGACCGGCTGCGCGCCGAGCTGGGCTACACCCCGATCATGTTGCGGTACAACACCGGACTGCACATCTCGGTCAACGGCCGGACGCTCGCGGAGATCCTCGACCTGCTGCATGACCAATGGCCCGTGCCCGTCACCGAGGTGGTGTTGGTCGGCCATTCGATGGGAGGACTGGTAGTCCGCAGCGCGTGCCACTACGGCGCCCAGCAGCAACTCGGCTGGACCGACGCCGTCGGTCGGGTCGTGTGCCTCGGCTCGCCACATCTGGGCGCCGATCTGGAAAAGGGAGTGCACGTCGCGTCCTGGGCGCTGGCCAAGCTCCCCGAAACCCGCGCTATCGCAGCATTTTTGAATGCCCGAAGCGACGGGGTGAAAGATCTGCGCTATGGCGCGTGCCTCGACGAAGACTGGCTCGACGCCGACCCGGACGAACTCCTGAACGACCGTTGCCGGGAGGCGCCGTTCCTCCCGCACGCCACCTATCACTTCGTGGCAACGACGGTCGCGCCGCCGCTGCTGGGAAAGATCGCCGGCGATCACCTGGTGCGACCGAAAAGTGCTGCGGGACAGGGTAAATGGCGTCGAATCCCGTTCGACGCCGAGCACGGGATCACGCTGAGCGGTTTGCACCACTTCGACTTGCTGAACCATCCCTCGGTCTACGCGAAGCTGCGCGACTGGCTGACGCCCTTACCGACTGCTGGCGTCGGCGATACGAGCCGCGACGCCTGCGGCCACGGCTAG
- a CDS encoding DUF732 domain-containing protein, with amino-acid sequence MRGLAVTTTARHLAAASLAMATGIMGAGLASAGPNGAFSGPEGDHDAAAMFVDINYSVKDLTIAQAGQLGADICTWLANGRSEGDIVAGEVSRGAAVSVSDAQYVVHAAEWHFCPDEY; translated from the coding sequence ATGAGAGGGCTGGCAGTTACGACCACCGCACGTCACTTGGCAGCGGCGTCGCTGGCTATGGCTACCGGCATCATGGGCGCGGGGCTGGCATCCGCCGGCCCCAACGGCGCGTTCAGCGGGCCAGAGGGTGATCATGACGCGGCGGCGATGTTTGTTGACATCAACTACTCCGTCAAGGACCTGACGATTGCCCAAGCCGGGCAACTCGGCGCGGACATATGCACCTGGCTGGCCAATGGCCGCAGCGAGGGCGACATCGTGGCCGGCGAGGTCTCCCGCGGTGCAGCGGTCAGCGTCAGCGATGCGCAGTATGTCGTGCACGCGGCCGAGTGGCACTTCTGCCCGGACGAGTACTGA
- a CDS encoding alpha/beta hydrolase family protein: protein MQTVEYAAGRFADVVGKPSRSTVLLWHGQQADARASVRPFVELLAGHGLGVVSPDWNSYADDGGRADLLASVRFTRERADNPDGVVLVGWSMGGVAAAGLTIAARRFGVAFAHTVCLAGAFMVADPITGTVPATQLRGDAPRSPFTLLHGVSDRVIPTAVAHEFASALRHHDWPVEVAELAADHGSIAGAVYDAAAGRYSAATDAGTLAVAAGVAARIADASSR, encoded by the coding sequence ATGCAGACCGTCGAGTACGCCGCCGGTCGGTTTGCGGACGTCGTCGGCAAACCCTCGCGATCGACGGTCCTGTTGTGGCACGGTCAGCAGGCCGACGCACGCGCATCGGTGCGGCCCTTTGTCGAATTGTTAGCCGGCCACGGCTTGGGCGTGGTCTCCCCGGACTGGAATTCCTACGCGGACGACGGCGGGCGTGCCGACCTGCTGGCCTCGGTGCGGTTCACCCGCGAGCGGGCCGACAATCCCGACGGCGTGGTGCTCGTCGGCTGGTCGATGGGTGGCGTGGCAGCCGCCGGGCTGACCATTGCGGCCCGACGGTTCGGGGTGGCTTTCGCGCACACCGTCTGCCTGGCCGGCGCGTTCATGGTGGCCGACCCGATCACGGGCACCGTCCCGGCAACCCAACTGCGCGGCGACGCGCCACGCTCCCCCTTCACGCTGCTGCACGGCGTCTCGGATCGTGTCATCCCCACCGCGGTGGCCCACGAATTCGCGTCGGCCCTCCGACACCACGACTGGCCGGTCGAGGTAGCCGAGCTGGCTGCCGACCACGGATCGATCGCAGGCGCGGTGTATGACGCGGCGGCCGGGCGCTACTCCGCTGCCACCGATGCGGGAACGCTAGCCGTGGCCGCAGGCGTCGCGGCTCGTATCGCCGACGCCAGCAGTCGGTAA